A single genomic interval of Camelina sativa cultivar DH55 chromosome 11, Cs, whole genome shotgun sequence harbors:
- the LOC104725781 gene encoding uncharacterized protein LOC104725781: MQEETVEFKMDVSDENIKREAMRVVWMDSGVTLVDIKEKGILKVKGIFGKIVMGSKLYEIDNSVDIINPMGKPGPSRIPGLSTVYNYLTTPKIQEIVVFKFKVLDDSMKRDAMKAIWEFSGITSVEVKKDNQVEVKGGEFNKISMSTKLKEIDEYVSVTIKAGPEVGGTKINNRLYFNMSPTHVPVRAPVPAPTPITVPAPTPVPVPAPARNPDIRRISSPARRLHLPVKTSIWTKCFRCDCR; encoded by the exons atgcag GAGGAGACAGTTGAATTCAAGATGGATGTTTCTGATGAAAACATCAAACGGGAAGCTATGAGAGTTGTCTGGATGGATTCAG gAGTTACTTTAGTAGACATCAAGGAAAAAGGTATACTAAAGGTGAAGGGGATATTTGGTAAGATTGTAATGGGGAGCAAATTATATGAGATAGATAATTCTGTTGACATAATCAACCCAATGGGTAAACCCGGGCCAAGTCGCATTCCGGGTTTAAGTACAGTATACAATTATCTTACAACTCCCAAAATTCAG GAGATAGTTGTATTCAAGTTTAAAGTTCTTGATGATAGCATGAAGCGTGATGCTATGAAAGCTATCTGGGAGTTTTCAG GAATTACTTCGGTAGAGGTTAAGAAAGATAATCAAGTAGAGGTGAAGGGAGGAGAATTTAATAAAATCTCAATGTCGACGAAACTAAAGGAAATAGATGAATATGTTAGCGTTACCATCAAGGCTGGACCAGAAGTTGGTGGGACAAAGATCAACAATCGGTTATATTTCAATATGTCGCCTACGCATGTACCTGTTCGTGCGCCTGTACCTGCGCCTACGCCTATAACTGTACCTGCGCCTACGCCTGTACCTGTACCTGCCCCTGCTCGTAACCCCGATATACGGCGTATATCTTCTCCTGCGCGTAGGCTTCATTTACCTGTTAAAACTTCAATTTGGACAAAGTGCTTTCGGTGTGATTGTCGATAA
- the LOC104725784 gene encoding uncharacterized protein LOC104725784: MQHEETVEFKMDVSDENIRREAMRLVWMVSGVTFVDIKVKGILKVKGIFDKMELGIKLQEIDDSVDIINPMGNPAQSRIPGLSTVYSYLTTPKVQEILVFKFKVLNESIIPYIMEVIWEFSGVTSVEVKGDDQVEVNGEEFSKIAMAKKLKDIDESVSAIIKAEPGVQAAPNNGTSYGTKITNALSSFHMPYAPMRVPPPAPVRPPPAPVYARGCGKSYDDGFNKPNQQPILNAVAARVRDFVYKPNTNKFKHHAEIIGRNKPQPQVKDQEQEGGMFGFFGKKQQPDQKDKCAREIPKPQVVNKEPSASTSKSGTSKKEGETQYTWDPSSLVTGLTTMNPFQTENTNSQMTSSQTNGSTQNQHSTQKKYQYRTE, from the exons atgcag CATGAGGAGACAGTTGAATTCAAGATGGATGTTTCTGATGAAAACATCAGACGAGAAGCTATGAGACTTGTCTGGATGGTTTCAG gAGTTACTTTCGTAGACATCAAGGTAAAAGGTATACTAAAGGTGAAGGGAATATTTGATAAGATGGAATTGGGGATAAAACTACAAGAGATTGATGATTCTGTTGACATAATCAATCCAATGGGAAACCCGGCGCAAAGTCGCATTCCCGGTTTAAGTACAGTCTACAGTTATCTTACCACTCCAAAAGTCCAG GAGATACTTGTATTCAAGTTTAAAGTTCTTAATGAAAGCATCATACCATATATTATGGAAGTTATTTGGGAGTTTTCAG gagTTACTTCGGTAGAGGTCAAGGGAGATGATCAGGTAGAGGTGAATGGAGAAGAATTTAGTAAAATTGCAATGGCTAAGAAACTAAAGGACATCGATGAATCTGTTAGCGCTATCATCAAGGCTGAACCAGGTGTACAGGCGGCACCTAATAACGGAACCTCATATGGTACAAAGATCACCAATGCGTTATCATCTTTCCATATGCCGTATGCGCCAATGCGTGTGCCTCCGCCTGCACCTGTGCGTCCTCCTCCCGCGCCTGTATATGCGCGTGGGTGTGGAAAAAGTTATGACGATGGATTTAATAAACCAAATCAGCAGCCAATCCTCAATGCTGTTGCTGCGCGTGTACGTGACTTTGTGTATAAACCAAACACGAATAAGTTCAAGCACCATGCTGAGATTATTGGTAGGAATAAGCCACAACCTCAAGTCAAGGATCAGGAGCAAGAAGGAGGAATGTTTGGATTCTTTGGTAAGAAGCAACAACCTGATCAAAAGGATAAATGTGCTCGTGAAATCCCAAAACCACAGGTTGTCAATAAGGAGCCGTCTGCTAGTACCTCAAAATCAGGAACATCAAAAAAAG AAGGAGAAACACAATATACTTGGGACCCCTCATCACTAGTTACGGGCTTAACCACTATGAATCCCTTTCAAACGGAAAACACAAACAGTCAGATGACGTCCTCACAAACGAATGGATCCACGCAAAACCAACACTCAACACAAAAGAAATACCAATATAGAACGGAGTGA
- the LOC104725783 gene encoding uncharacterized protein LOC104725783, translating to MQTVKFKMDVSDKNIKREAMRAVWMLSGVTLVDIEEIGIIKVKGIFDKIEMRSKLQEIDSSVDIIIPVPEHEHSFLIPPKLKFPFKVFNRRIIRDAMEVIWEFPGVTSVEVNGDDVQLEVNDGEFDKIEMAAKLKDIDESASVIIKAGPDVQTPNNGTS from the exons ATGcag ACAGTTAAATTCAAGATGGATGTTTCTGATAAAAACATCAAACGGGAAGCTATGAGAGCTGTCTGGATGTTGTCAG GAGTTACGTTGGTAGACATCGAAGAGATAGGTATAATAAAGGTGAAGGGAATATTTGATAAGATTGAAATGAGGAGCAAACTACAAGAGATAGATAGTTCTGTTGACATCATCATTCCCGTACCGGAACACGAACACAGTTTTCTTATCCCCCCTAAATTAAAG TTTCcgtttaaagtttttaataggCGCATCATACGGGATGCTATGGAAGTTATTTGGGAGTTTCCAG GAGTAACTTCAGTAGAGGTCAACGGAGATGATGTACAACTAGAGGTGAATGATGGagaatttgataaaattgaaatGGCGGCGAAACTAAAGGACATAGATGAATCTGCTAGCGTTATCATCAAGGCTGGACCAGATGTACAGACACCCAATAACGGAACCTCATGA
- the LOC104728833 gene encoding uncharacterized protein LOC104728833, with translation MANLRPISLCSVLYKVISKILVKRVQPYLPEIVSETQSAFVEERLITDNILIAHELVHSLKVHPRVSSEYMAVKSDMSKAFDRVEWSYLRSLLLALGFHQKWVNWRGLRQGDPLSPFMFVLCTEGLSHLLNKAQSEGILDGIQFSDNGPVIHHLLFADDSLFLCKASKEKSMVLQEILRIYGKATGGKEVLLKSVALAMPVFAMSCFKLPKTTCENLESAMASFWWNSEEHSRKIHWKSWDKLCLSKDLGSLDFRNIQSFDQALLAKQAWRLVQYPDCLLDKLMKSRYYDEEIFFDASLSQRPSFAWRSILFGRDLLKKGLIKRVGNGKSMLVWLDKWLDDEGVRAPWRKNQFFEVGLKVSSLINPRTGYWDSDLLQDLFLPHDISLIKALKPMVSIEDF, from the exons ATGGCGAACCTTAGGCCTATAAGTTTGTGCTCAGTTCTTTATAAAGTCATTTCAAAGATCCTAGTAAAGAGAGTTCAGCCTTATCTGCCTGAGATAGTTTCTGAAACTCAATCAGCCTTTGTTGAAGAGAGACTCATCACGGACAACATCTTGATAGCACATGAATTGGTTCACAGCCTAAAAGTCCACCCGAGAGTCTCATCAGAATATATGGCGGTGAAGTCCGATATGTCTAAAGCTTTCGACAGAGTCGAATGGAGCTACCTGAGATCCTTACTTTTAGCTCTGGGATTCCATCAGAAATGGGTTAACTGG CGAGGATTGAGACAAGGAGACCCTCTTTCTCCTTTCATGTTTGTTCTATGTACTGAGGGTTTGTCTCATCTCCTTAACAAAGCTCAAAGTGAAGGAATTTTGGATGGTATTCAATTCTCAGATAATGGTCCAGTCATTCACCACCTCCTCTTTGCAGACGATAGCCTCTTCCTATGTAAAGcttcaaaagagaaaagtatGGTGCTTCAGGAAATTCTGAGAATCTACGGCAAAGCAACAG GTGGTAAGGAAGTCCTGCTGAAGTCAGTAGCTTTGGCTATGCCGGTCTTTGCTATGTCCTGTTTCAAGCTTCCAAAAACCACTTGTGAAAACCTAGAAAGTGCAATGGCTTCTTTTTGGTGGAATTCAGAAGAACATTCAAGGAAAATTCATTGGAAAAGCTGGGACAAACTTTGTTTATCAAAAGATCTTGGTAGTTTGGATTTCCGTAACATTCAATCCTTCGATCAAGCTTTATTGGCAAAGCAAGCTTGGCGTCTTGTGCAATACCCAGATTGTCTTTTAGATAAACTTATGAAAAGTAGATACTACGATGAGGAGATCTTTTTTGATGCATCTTTGAGCCAACGACCATCTTTTGCGTGGCGAAGTATCCTCTTTGGTAGGGATCTCTTGAAGAAAGGTCTGATCAAAAGAGTCGGTAATGGCAAGTCAATGCTAGTATGGCTAGATAAATGGCTTGATGATGAAGGAGTTAGAGCTCCATGGAGGAAAAACCAGTTCTTTGAAGTAGGGTTAAAGGTGAGCTCTCTAATTAACCCCAGAACTGGTTATTGGGATTCAGACTTATTACAAGACCTTTTCCTCCCTCATGATATATCACTAATCAAAGCATTAAAACCGATGGTTTCAATAGAAGACTTCTAA